From the genome of Gavia stellata isolate bGavSte3 chromosome 3, bGavSte3.hap2, whole genome shotgun sequence, one region includes:
- the SQLE gene encoding squalene monooxygenase translates to MWTFLGIASFIYVYKKCGDLLTYANKEVLLSVLVFFSLGLLLSYRYHFRGPKQQQQKTHLGMLSDVLSALPLVGFFWAKPTPGSQQVEQPKSRKGKREVNFSDVYLTETPPNTPLSPQYDPEIIIVGSGVLGSSLATVLSRDGRKVTVIERDLKEPDRIVGELLQPGGFNALKDLGLEDTVEGIDSQIVNGYIIHDIESKTEVEIPYPTSEDGCVASGRSFHHGQFIMGLRRAAMAEPNAKFIEGTVLQLLEEDDCVVGVQYKDKETGDTKELHAPLTVVADGLFSKFRKNLVSNKVTISSHFVGCILKGASQFKANYAELVLAKTSPVLIYQISSTETRVLVDIRGEMPKNLKEYMIENIHPQLPDHLKEPFLIAVHNDRLRTMPASFLPPSAVNKKGVLLLGDAYNIRHPLTGGGMSVILNDIKIWRSLLQDIPDLYEDSDILKAKRTFYWSRKKSHSFVVNVLAQALYELFAATDDSLHQLKKACFHYFRLGGECVSGPVGLLSVLSPKPMVLIGHFFAVALYAVYFCFKSESWITTPRAFFSSGAILYRSCSIIFPLIYSEMKYLVY, encoded by the exons ATGTGGACCTTTCTGGGTATCGCCTCCTTCATCTACGTGTATAAAAAGTGTGGAGACCTCCTGACTTACGCTAATAAGGAGGTGCTGCTCTCCGTGTTAGTGTTTTTCTCCCTTGGCTTGCTGCTGTCGTACAGGTACCACTTCAGGGGgcccaagcagcagcagcagaagaccCACCTGGGGATGCTCTCTGATGTGCTCTCAGCTTTACCTCTTGTTGGCTTCTTCTGGGCAAAACCCACCCCAGGATCTCAACAAGTTGAACAACCCAAATCCAGAAAG GGTAAAAGAGAGGTAAACTTCTCAGATGTATATCTGACGGAGACTCCTCCAAATACACCATTATCTCCCCAATACGATCCGGAAATTATCATTGTGGGATCAGGCGTCCTTGGTTCTTCCTTGGCCACGGTGCTTTCGAGGGATGGAAGAAAGGTGACTGTGATAGAGAGGGATCTGAAAGAACCTGACAGGATAGTTGGAGAATTGTTACAACCTGGAGGTTTTAATGCACTTAAAGACTTGGGTCTTGAAG atacAGTAGAAGGTATTGATTCACAAATAGTAAATGGTTACATAATTCATGACATAGAGAGCAAGACAGAGGTTGAAATTCCTTACCCAACATCTGAGGATGGCTGTGTGGCGAGTGGAAGATCTTTTCATCATGGACAGTTCATCATGGGTCTCCGAAGGGCAGCTATGGCAGAGCCCAA tgcaaaattCATTGAGGGAACTGTGTTACAGTTGCTTGAGGAAGACGACTGTGTCGTGGGTGTTCAGTACAAGGACAAAGAAACTGGAGATACTAAG GAACTACATGCACCACTTACTGTTGTAGCTGATGGACTTTTCTCCAAGTTCAGAAAAAACTTGGTCTCCAACAAAGTTACCATTTCATCCCATTTTGTTGGCTGCATTTTGAAG ggtGCATCACAGTTTAAAGCTAATTAtgctgaacttgttttagctaAAACTAGTCCAGTGCTAATTTATCAGATTTCTTCAACTGAGACTCGGGTCCTTGTTGATATTCGAGGGGAAATgccaaaaaatttaaaagaatacatGATTGAGAACATTCATCCACAACTACCTG ATCACTTAAAGGAACCATTCTTAATAGCAGTTCACAATGATCGCTTAAGGACTATGCCAGCCAGCTTCCTGCCGCCTTCAGCTGTTAACAAAAAAG GTGTTCTTCTTTTAGGAGACGCATATAATATAAGACACCCTCTAACTGGTGGAGGAATGAGCGTTATTTTAAACGATATTAAAATATGGAGAAGTTTGCTCCAGGATATTCCAGACCTTTATGAAGACTCTGACATTCTTAAG gcaaaaagaacattttactggtcaagaaaaaaatctcattctttTGTAGTGAACGTTCTTGCCCAGGCACTTTATGAGCTCTTTGCTGCAACCGAtg ATTCCTTGCATCAGCTAAAGAAAGCCTGTTTCCATTACTTCAGACTTGGTGGAGAATGTGTCTCGGGTCCTGTTGGATTGCTGTCTGT gttATCTCCTAAACCAATGGTACTGATTGGCCACTTCTTTGCTGTGGCATTATACgctgtttatttttgctttaagtcAGAGTCATGGATCACCACGCCTCGAGCATTTTTCAGTAGTGGAGCTATTCTTTACCGGAGTTGCTCTATAATATTTCCACTTATTTACTCTGAAATGAAGTATTTAGTATATTAA